A single Penaeus chinensis breed Huanghai No. 1 chromosome 42, ASM1920278v2, whole genome shotgun sequence DNA region contains:
- the LOC125047865 gene encoding uncharacterized protein LOC125047865 yields the protein MGGTDVAEPTPGPSGIASQVITDSKVIVTLDEGTPEEQEMTISIVSMNHTYSSELPPFLIEDSDAQDGGSRHGHSRRSEERRILLDMLQIQANIEIHLKQLVSSVKDIASALQTIAGVIKDKA from the exons ATGGGAGGAACAG ATGTTGCAGAACCAACTCCTGGGCCATCTGGGATAGCATCTCAGGTCATAACAGACTCGAAAGTTATTGTAACATTGGATGAGGGCACTCCAGAGGAGCAAGAAATGACAATATCCATTGTGTCAATGAACCACACTTACTCTTCAGAATTACCTCCTTTTTTAATAGAAGACAGTGACGCTCAGGATGGAGGTAGCAGGCATGGTCATAGCAGAAgatcagaagaaaggagaattttgCTTGACATGCTTCAGATACAAGCAAATATAGAAATTCACTTGAAACAGCTTGTAAGCTCAGTAAAAGACATTGCATCAGCATTACAAACAATTGCTGGTGTTATAAAAGATAAGGCAtaa